The Lycium ferocissimum isolate CSIRO_LF1 chromosome 1, AGI_CSIRO_Lferr_CH_V1, whole genome shotgun sequence genome includes a region encoding these proteins:
- the LOC132039636 gene encoding auxin-responsive protein IAA13-like produces MEQTLGLLDTGEKKGSKMDQDYNMDMCCEDETELELGLGLSLSSGTKAKKSTWGEYGRILTAKDFPNGFSAGRSINNGGGGVSGTKRAADFAGSNTEVGSPPTGASQVVGWPPIRAYRMNSLVNQSKVLNADEDKGVGGNDKKEHSKKKINHGNTKDDAASNKEKGNLGFVKVNMDGLPIGRKVDLNAHTCYELLAETLEDMFFKSTKSGEKEQATKSFKLLDGSSEFVLTYEDKEGDWMLVGDVPWGMFLNTVKRLRIMRTSEANGLAPRIPQKQERHKGKPI; encoded by the exons ATGGAACAAACTCTTGGTTTACTTGATACTGGTGaaaaaaaaggttcaaaaaTGGACCAAGATTACAATATGGACATGTGTTGTGAAGATGAAACAGAACTTGAGTTGGGTTTAGGCCTTAGTCTAAGTAGTGGGACAAAGGCTAAGAAATCAACATGGGGTGAATATGGTAGAATTTTAACAGCTAAAGATTTTCCTAATGGATTTTCAGCTGGGAGATCAATTAataatggtggtggtggtgttagTGGTACTAAAAGAGCTGCTGATTTTGCTGGTTCTAACACTGAGGTTGGATCTCCACCTACTGGTGCAAG TCAGGTTGTGGGATGGCCACCCATAAGGGCATACAGAATGAACAGCTTGGTTAATCAATCGAAGGTTCTAAATGCTGATGAAGACAAGGGAGTTGGCGGGAACGATAAGAAAGAGCATTCGAAGAAGAAAATCAATCACGGAAACACTAAGGATGATGCAGCTTCtaacaaagaaaaagggaaCCTTGGTTTTGTTAAGGTGAATATGGATGGTTTGCCTATTGGAAGAAAGGTGGATTTGAATGCTCACACTTGCTATGAATTGTTAGCCGaaaccttggaggatatgttcTTCAAATCAACCAAAA GTGGTGAAAAGGAACAAGCAACTAAGTCTTTTAAGCTCTTGGATGGATCATCTGAATTTGTGCTCACGTATGAGGATAAAGAAGGAGACTGGATGCTTGTTGGAGATGTTCCATGGGG GATGTTTCTCAACACTGTGAAAAGGCTAAGAATCATGAGGACTTCTGAGGCTAATGGACTTG CTCCAAGAATCCCTCAGAAGCAGGAGAGACACAAAGGAAAACCAATCTAA
- the LOC132039818 gene encoding 3-isopropylmalate dehydratase large subunit, chloroplastic-like, whose product MASFSASYTYFLNKNVVSLSDFSPLYQYPNQNSTRRCSKKIVSVITQPSARRPATTGSVKNWMTMTEKLLAKASEKLHVVPGENLWANVDVLMTNDITGPGAFGVFKREFGENAKVWDREKVVVIPDHYIFTADERANRNVDTLRDFCNEQNIKYFYDIKDLGNFQANPDYKGVCHIALAQEGYCRPGEVLVGTDSHTCTAGAFGQFASGIGNTDAGFLLGTGKILLKVPQTIRFVLDGEIPNYILAKDLILQVIGEISMAGATYKTMEFVGTAVESSTMEDRMTLCNMVIEAGGKNGVIPADKTTYDYLKDKTTAHYEPVYSDDQARFLVEYHFDTSKLEPLVAKPHSPDNRALARECKDVKIDRVYIGSCTGGKTEDFMAAAKVLLASGKKVKVPTFLVPATQKVWMDLYTLPVPESGGKTCSQIFEDAGCDTPASPSCGACMGGPRDTHARLNEPQVCVSTTNRNFPGRMGHMEGQIYLASPYTAAASALTGHVTDPREFLQ is encoded by the exons ATGGCTTCATTTTCCGCCAGCTATACTTATTTTCTGAACAAG AATGTAGTGTCTTTATCTGACTTCTCTCCCCTATATCagtatccaaatcaaaattccacgagaagatgttccaagaaAATTGTTTCTGTGATCACACAACCAAGTGCACGAAGGCCTGCCACCACTGGCTCA GTGAAGAATTGGATGACTATGACTGAGAAGTTACTGGCTAAAGCTTCTGAGAAGCTTCATGTGGTTCCAGGTGAGAATTTATGGGCCAATGTTGATGTTTTGATGACCAATGATATTACTGGGCCTGGTGCTTTTGGAGTATTTAAAagagaatttggagaaaatgcCAAG GTCTGGGATCGTGAAAAGGTAGTTGTCATACCTGACCACTACATTTTCACAGCTGATGAACGAGCAAACCGTAATGTGGATACTTTGAGGGACTTCTGCAATGAGCAAAATATTAAgtacttttatgacattaaggaCCTTGGAAACTTCCAG GCTAATCCAGATTACAAAGGAGTGTGCCACATTGCTCTTGCCCAAGAAGGTTACTGCAGGCCTGGAGAG GTTCTGGTAGGTACGGACTCACATACATGTACTGCGGGAGCATTCGGGCAATTTGCATCTGGAATCGGCAACACCGATGCAGGTTTTCTGCTGGGTACAGGAAAGATTTTACTCAAG GTTCCTCAAACTATCAGATTTGTGTTGGATGGTGAAATTCCCAATTACATTCTAGCTAAGGATTTGATTTTGCAA GTTATTGGTGAAATTTCTATGGCTGGTGCAACATACAAAACAATGGAGTTTGTTGGTACTGCTGTTGAAAGTTCAACA ATGGAAGACAGAATGACGTTATGCAATATGGTTATTGAAGCTGGTGGAAAGAATGGTGTTATTCCAGCTGATAAAACAACATATGACTACCTTAAG GACAAGACTACTGCGCATTATGAACCTGTTTACAGTGATGACCAAGCCAG ATTTCTTGTGGAATACCATTTTGACACCTCAAAGTTGGAGCCCTTAGTAGCAAAG CCTCATTCTCCTGATAATCGTGCTTTGGCAAGAGAATGCAAAGATGTTAAGATTGACAGAGTATATATTGGATCTTGTACCGGTGGAAAAACAGAGGACTTCATGGCTGCTGCCAAAGTTCTTCTAGCATCT GGAAAAAAGGTCAAAGTTCCAACATTCCTTGTCCCTGCTACTCAGAAG GTCTGGATGGATTTATATACTCTCCCTGTCCCAGAATCCGGTGGCAAAACTTGTTCACAGATTTTCGAGGATGCTGGCTGCGATACACCAGCAAGTCCTAGTTGTGGTGCTTGCATGGGTGGTCCCAGAGACACTCATGCTCGGTTGAATGAACCTCAG GTCTGTGTCTCGACCACAAACAGAAACTTCCCGGGACGAATGGGACATATGGAAGGTCAAATTTATCTTGCATCTCCATATACAGCTGCAGCATCAGCATTAACTGGTCATGTTACTGATCCCCGAGAGTTTCTGCAGTAA
- the LOC132061506 gene encoding uncharacterized protein LOC132061506: MSPYIFVIAMEYLQRELVLLLQQRDFKFHPRCNKLGVVHICFADDLLMFCNEEVTSIQMLQGAFHRFSAASGLEANKDKSSIYMSGVAPSLKQEILQVLWYKEGELPFKYLGVPLSSKKLTIAQCFPLVEKITERIGCWSAKLLSYAGRTHLIKSVIFGIQTYWAQIFVLPKRILKLIDSVCRTYLWTGSVSNSRKALVSWAKMCLQKLQGDITYLAYSTGTKLQY, translated from the coding sequence ATGTCCCCTTATATCTTTGTGATTGCCATGGAGTACCTCCAAAGGGAACTGGTTCTTTTACTGCAACAGAGGGATTTCAAGTTCCATCCAAGATGCAACAAGTTAGGGGTTGTGCACATCTGCTTTGCAGATGATCTGCTAATGTTCTGCAACGAAGAGGTGACGTCAATCCAGATGCTGCAAGGGGCTTTTCACAGATTCTCAGCTGCTTCAGGCTTAGAAGCAAACAAAGATAAAAGCTCCATATATATGTCAGGGGTTGCACCAAGTCTGAAACAGGAAATACTGCAAGTTTTGTGGTACAAGGAGGGGGAACTGCCCTTCAAATACTTAGGGGTTCCCTTGTCCTCAAAGAAACTTACTATTGCTCAATGCTTTCCATTAGTGGAGAAAATTACAGAAAGAATTGGGTGCTGGTCAGCTAAACTGTTGTCTTACGCTGGAAGGACTCACTTGATAAAATCAGTGATCTTTGGTATTCAAACCTATTGGGCACAAATCTTTGTGCTCCCAAAGAGGATACTCAAGCTGATTGATAGTGTTTGTAGAACATACTTGTGGACAGGGTCTGTTTCTAACTCAAGGAAAGCTCTAGTATCTTGGGCAAAGATGTGTTTGCAAAAGCTGCAGGGGGACATAACATACTTAGCTTACTCCACTGGAACCAAGCTGCAATATTGA